The window TGAGTAGTTTTTCATTTAAAACAAATTTATTTTTATTCTAAAATGATTTAAAGTTATGCCCATACCCCTTAAGGGCTATAATAAATTTAAATACTAATTTAAACAAAGTTAAAAAATAAGAAGAATTAATTATAATTTGCATTAGAAAAAAAGAAAGAACAATTTTAAAAACAAAATAAATTATTAAAAATTGAAACATGAAAGTTAATGCAATTGAATACGACAATTTTTTTAATTCAAAATATAGTCCAAAAAAAATCTTCTAATAAACCAAATATAAAGGAGGGAAAACTTCTATGCATATACCAGATGGATTAATAGGAATGGGATATCCACTACTAGTATCATTACTTCTAGTTATATTAATACTAGCAATAATAATCTATAAATCAAAAGATACTCTTAGTGAAAAAAACATACCAATGATAGCATTACTAACAGTAGTAGCAGTACTAGTACAACTTGTTGAACTACCATTACCTGTTGCAGCATGTGTACATATATCATTAATTACATTCATTACACTATATAACTTTAGAACATCAATTATTGTATATACACTTGTAACAATCATACAAGCTCTATTTATACATGAAGGTGGAGTTTCAACAATAGGATTAAACTTACTTAACCTTGCAATACTAGGACCTGTATTTTCATTAGCATTATACAAAGCATTTGCAAAAATCAACAAATACCTAGCAATAGGAATATCAGCATTTGGAACAATAGTTCTACTTGGAGTTGTAGTATCAATAGAATATGCAATAGCAGGCGTATATCCAATCGGCTTTGGACTTATAACAATAGTACCAATTGAAGCACTTGTAGGAGTACTTGAAGCTGTTGTAACATTAGTATTAATGAAAGCACTAAAAGATATAAAACCAGAACTTGTACCAGTATTAGCTGATAATTAAAAAATAAAATTTATAATATTTTATTTCATCTAACCTCCATTTCATTTTTTTCTTATTTTTTCATAAATAATTTAAATTATTATATTTTTTTAAAATTTTAAATTAAACCTTCTTTTATTAATTAATTTCCCATAAAAAAATTATTAATTCATTATTAAAATTGAAATATTTAATGTTTAATTCCATTAATTTTAGTTAAAACTGATAATAAAAAAAAGAGGTTTATTATGAGGAGAGGAAGGGTTATTTTTTTTTATAAAAAATTTTTTATTTATAATTTAAAGAAGTCTATCGTATTTTGTGTAACTACTTTTGCTAGTTCATCTGCATCCATATTTTTATGTTTTGCTATTGTTTTTAAGATGTGTGGTAAATATTTTGGATCATTACGATTTTTCTTTGGTTTTTTAGGTAAATCTCGTGGAAGTAGAAATGGTCCATCAGTTTCTATCATAAGTTTTTCAGGTGGTATAACTTTTATAGCTTTTAGTAAGTCATCATTTCGTCTTTCATCACATATCCATCCTGTAACACCTATATAACATCCAAGATCCAGGTAGTCTTCAGCTTCATATTTTGTTCCTGTAAAGCAATGTACTACTGATTGTTGTGCCATTTTCTTATGTTTTCTAAGTATTTTTGCAAAATCATCATATGCTTCCCTATCATGTAGAAATAGTGGCATGTTTAACTCTTCAGCTAATTCTACTTGTCTTTCAAACCATTTACGTTGCACATTTTGTGGTGAGTAGTTACGATTATAATCAAGTCCACATTCACCAATTGCTACAACTTGATCATTTTGAGCTAATTGTCTTAGTGTATCTATTGTATTATCATCACATGTTTTTGCATCATGAGGATGTACACCACATGTTGAATAGAGTACTCCAGGATAATTTTGAACGTATTTTGCTGCTTTTATACTTGATGGGATACTACTTCCTGTAACTATTATTTTATCAACATTATTAACTTGAGCTTCTTTAATTACTTCTGCTCGGTCTTTATCATATGATTTGTGCATTAAGTTTAATCCTATATCAATAAGTTTCATAATAGTATGATATATTAAAAATAAAATAAAAAACCTTTCATAAAAAAAAGAGAAGTTATTTTTTTTCTGTTTTTGATAAAATATTAGTTTAAATCTATAAATAAAAAAAAAGAGTATGTATAATAATTTTAAAAAAAAGGTTTTAGGTTGAAGGGAGTGAGTGATGAATTTATAATTTTTCATCACGTAAATCTATTGTATCTTCAAGATCAGGTCCTGTTGATATAATAGTTATTGGTACTCCTACATCTTTTTCTATATCTTCTATGTAATCACGTGCTTCTTGTGATAGTTCTTCGTATTTGTTTACTTTTGCACATTCAGGATATAGTTTGTCAATGCATGTAAGTGCAATTTGTGTTGCTCCATTTATCATACAGGAACGTTTTGCAAATTCTTTATCAAAGAGTCCAACTCTTCTTTTACGTCCTGTTACTACACCATATTCTTCAAGTCCCATTGCTTCTGCTTCTTCTGGTGTAATTTCTGTTGGGAATGGTCCTTCTCCAACACGTGTTATGTATGCTTTTAGAATTACAATTACTTCATCAATTTTGGTTGGTCCAACTCCTACATCTGCTGCTGCGGTAGATGCACATGTATCTTTACTTGTTACATATGGATATGTTCCATAGTATAATGATAAACCGAATCCTTGTGATCCTTCAATAAATACATTTTCTCCATTATCAATTGCTTCATTTACAATTGTAGGTACATCAGCGATGTATTCTTCAAGTTCTACTACATCTTTTGCATAGTCGATTTTACGATTAATTCTATCTGCATTTGCAGGTCCACATCCACTACCTGTTGTTCCAATCTTTTTTGATAAATATGATGATGCTTTATCAGCTTCAATATGCTCATCTGTGATAATTGCACAGTTTGCATCCATAAAGGTTCTTCCTTCAAGATCATACTTATTTAGGTATTCAAGTTCATGTTTGAATACTTCTGGATTTACTAGTACTCCAGCACCAATTAATAGTTTTGCATCTGTGTTGAAGAAACCAGAAGGTGTAAGTCTTAAACCATACTTTTCTCCGTTATGTTCTACAGAGTGTCCAGCATTTGGTCCTACTCCAGCTCTTGCAATAATTTCAGGTTTATCTTTGGTACAAAAGTAGGTAATACATTTACCTTTACCTTCGTCACCCCATTGTCCCCCAACTAATATGGTACATGTCATTATATTGTATCTCCCTAATTTGATAAAAAAAGAGGTTATTTGTCTAAAAGAAAGTTTTTTTTTGGAATTTATTAATTCTTTCTAATTTCTTTTACTCTTTTTTTTGTTATTTTCCTATAAAATATATATTAAATTTATTAATAAAAAAATTACTAAAATTTTATGATTAATACAAACTATGAGAAAAAATAAAAAGAGTCAAATTCTTTTTAGTTTAAATTGAAAAAATACTATTTTTAAGCCCCTTTTATTATCATCCGATAATATCTTTTTTTTAAGGATAGTTTTTTTTTCTTTTATTTTATTATATGAAAATGAGTTGTATTAATAAAAAAATTAGATTCATTCTTTATTTTTTTTCTCTTATTTAATTTTTATTTCATAACTTTCGAATATATCTTAAGTCATTTACTTATATATTTATATTTACATTAAAATAAAAAGCTTTCTATAATTACTTATTAATTAATCAAAAAAAAGTTAGTAAAAAAAAAGTAGAAATTAGGATTTTCATAGTTTAATTATTCATCCTGTGTTATACCTAAGTGTTTTTGTATTTTCTTGTTATCTTCACTTAGTATTTCCATGTTATCTTCTATGTTTGATGTTAGTTCGGCGAAACTATTTGATGATTCAACTTGACTAAATTCTATAAATGAAAGTATTTTATTTGATCTAGTATTTATTGTTTCAAAATTCTCATTTAATTTATCAGTTGTTTCAACAAATTCATGTCTTAAGTTTTCATTTTCATCTATTGCTTTTCTCAAATCAAAGTTATGATTAAATAGTTGCTTATTTTCACGTAGAATATTTTTATTTTCAGCTTTTAGTAGTTCCATGTCTTTTTTAAGTTCATTAAGTTGGTTTTCGTATTGTTTTATGTAGTTTTCTTTTTCTCTTATTTGAATATCTTTATCTTGAATAGCTTTATTTTTAGACTCTATGGTACTATTTTGATTTTTAATCTTGTTATCTTTGTCTTTTATTTGTGAGTTTCTAAGATTTATAAGATCATCTTTATTTTTAATAACTTTATCTTTATGTCTTATATCCTTCCACATTTGTTTGTTTTCTAGTTTAAGTTTGTTATACTGGTTTTTGTAGAACTTGAAGCTGTTACTTGAGTTTAATATCTTTTCATATATTTTTTTAAATACCATATGCTAAACCTTTTTTATGTTGAATTATTTTTTATTATTAATTTATGTTTTTAATAAGTATTTTATTTTTTCTTATAAATGAAATAAAAAAAATGTGAAATTAATAAAAAATCAATATTAGTAAGAAATAACATAACTAAATATTAATAAAAATTACTTTAAAGAAGATAAATTTTATATGAGGTTTTATTTTATATGAAATATGATTATTTAATTGTTGGATCAGGATTATTTGGTTCAGTATTTGCACATGAAATGACAAAAAAAGGAAAAAAATGTCTCATAATAGAAAAAAGAGATACAATTGGTGGAAACATATACACAGAAAAACAAGAAAACATCAACGTACATAAATATGGAGCACACATCTTCCATACAAGTGATGATGACATATGGAATTATGTAAATCAATTCATTAAATTTAACAGATTTACAAACTCACCAATAGCAAACTATAAAGGAGAACTATACAATCTACCATTTAATATGAATACATTCTACAAACTATGGAAAACAAAAACACCACAAGAAGCATATGAAATGATAGAATCAGAAAAAGAAGAATATAAAACAGAAGACCCACAAAATCTAGAAGAACAAGCAATAAATCTAGTAGGACCTACAATATATGAAAAACTAATTAAAGGATATACAGAAAAACAATGGGGAAAACCATGTGATCAACTACCATCATTTATCATAAAAAGATTACCTGTACGTTTCACATATGATAACAACTACTTCAATGACCTATATCAGGGAATACCATTTAATGGATATACAGAACTAATTGAAAAACTAACAGATGGAATTGATATAAAACTCAATACAAATTACTTTGATGATAAACAAAAATGGGATGAAATAGCAGATAAAGTACTTTTCACTGGAATGATTGATGAATACTATGACTACTGTTATGGAGAACTAGAATATCGTGGTCTTAACTTTGAATCAGAAACACTTGATATACCAAATTATCAAGGAAATGCAGTTATAAACTATACAGAAGCACAAATACCATACACACGTATCATTGAACATAAACACTTTGAAAACAGTGAATCTGATAAAACAATCATCACACGTGAATATCCAAAAACATGGACTAAAGGTGAAGAAGCATACTATCCTGTAAATGATGATAAAAACTCCCAGTTATATGCAAAATACAAAGATCTAGCAGACAAAGAAGATAAAATCATCTTTGGTGGAAGACTAGGAATGTATAAATACATGAACATGGATGAAGTAATAAAAGAAGCATTAAACCTAGCAGAAGCTCAATAAAAAAAATAACAGCATAGCTTGTAATTTTTTTTTAGAATAAATCACCACCTTCTTTTAACTTTTTTTTATACTTAAAATTTTTTCTAAATTAACAATTTTTTTCTAGATTAACAAATTATACCAAGAGTTTTTTTTTTATAATATTAAAAAAAATATTCTACTTTTTTTTAAATTATACTTATTCATGAGTAAATTTTTAATATCTGAATTAAGATAAATATATTATAATAAAAAGAAAATTTTTTAAAATAACCGGGTAATATAATGGTAAAAGTCTCAGTAATAATGCCTATATATCAAGCAGAAGAATTTCTTGAAAGAACCTGCACTAATTTTTCAAAACAAACACTAAATGATATAGAACTTATCTGTATAAATGATGGATCAGTAGATAATACACAAAAAATCCTTGAAAAACTAGCAGAAAAATATGATTTTATAAAAATAATAAAACAATCAAATCAAGGATCAGGAATAGCAAGAAATAATGGGATAAAAAAGGCAACAGGTGAATACATAGCATTTCTAGATGCAGATGACATATACATAGATGATAATGCACTTGAAAAAATGTATAATTATGCAAAAAAACATGATGCAAATATAGTATGTGCAAATCTTGAACGAATATCAACAACAATGAAAAAAGAAGGAAACTTCAACTATGATGAAGATAACTACACCAAGTTCACAGAATATAACATACTAAATCCAGAGGAATATGGAATACCATGGGCATTTTATAAAAATATCTATAAAAGAAAATTTCTAGAAGATAACAATATAACATTTCCATCACTTAGTCGTGGACAAGATCCTGTATTTCTAGCAGAAGCATTAACTAAGACTGATAAAATACACACAACACCTGTAACATTATATGGATATAATCACCAAGCAAATGGCGGAGCAAACAATAAAGTAGATGATTATCAAAAGAAATATGACTACATAAAACACTATCATGACACAATTAAAATACTAGAAGATAATAACTACTATAAAACTGCACAAAAATACAAAGATCAACTAATAATCTACATGTCACTTATAAATAACCGTGAAGATCAACAACTACTTAAAATAATACATGAAATATTTGAAGATAAAAATCCTACATACTTTAATACACCTAGTGAAGAACAAATATATCTAAGAATCTGTATGCTTAATCATAATGATAATAAATCATTTTATAATGAACTACAAACAACCAAAAAAGCACTACTTGAAGTAACACTCAGTACAACAAATTTCATAAATCCAAAAATATTAAGAAAATATAACATAGAACTTAAAAAACTTGATAATCAAAAAGAAGATGATCTTAAACAACTAAAACAATTAAATCAAAAGATCGAAAACTCATCAAGCTGGAAAATAACAGATCCTCTACGTAAATCTAAAAAAGGAACAATAAAAGTACTTAAAAAATGTAAACATTCACTGGTGAAACTATGGTAAAAGTATCAGTTGTAATACCAATATATAATGTTGAAAAATACTTACATGATTGTCTTGATACAATAGTAAATCAAACACTAAAAGATATTGAAATAATCTGTGTAAACGATGGATCAACAGATAGTTCTCTTGAAATAATAAAAGAATATGCAAATTGTGATGATCGAATAACAGTAATTGATCAACCTAACGGAGGACATGCTGTAGCAACAAACGTAGGAATACAACATGCAACCGGAAAATACCTATTTTTAATGGATTCAGACGACATACTAAAACTCAACGCATTAAAAGACACATATAAAATAGCAGAAGATAAAAATGTGGACTTCGTACTATTTAAAGCTATTAACTATGATGATGAACAAGATAAATACTATGAAGCTGAAAACTACAGTATGAACATGGTAGCACACCGTGTAAAAGACAACGTATTTAGTTATGATGATATAAAAGACTTAATTTTTAAAATAACAGTAACACCATGGAGTAAACTGTACAATCGAAAGTTCATCATGGATAATAATATAACATTCCCTGAAGGACTTGTATTTGATGATAATGTATTTTTCTGGAGAGTACTTTTTAGTGCAAAACGAATATACTTCCACCCAGAATTTCTATTTACAAGAAGATGGTATGCAACTTCATCAACAACAGCAGGAGACAGACGATTTATTGACTCAATAGAAATATATAACTTAGTATGGGATGTATTTCGCGAATATGGTGTATTTGATGAGCATAAAAAAACATTATATAACAACAAGGTATTTTTAGCAAATATGAGATTTCGGAAAATTAAGGATGAATTTAAAGAAGAATATTTTATGCATATGAAAGATGATTTTTTAAAAA of the Methanosphaera cuniculi genome contains:
- a CDS encoding glycosyltransferase family 2 protein gives rise to the protein MVKVSVVIPIYNVEKYLHDCLDTIVNQTLKDIEIICVNDGSTDSSLEIIKEYANCDDRITVIDQPNGGHAVATNVGIQHATGKYLFLMDSDDILKLNALKDTYKIAEDKNVDFVLFKAINYDDEQDKYYEAENYSMNMVAHRVKDNVFSYDDIKDLIFKITVTPWSKLYNRKFIMDNNITFPEGLVFDDNVFFWRVLFSAKRIYFHPEFLFTRRWYATSSTTAGDRRFIDSIEIYNLVWDVFREYGVFDEHKKTLYNNKVFLANMRFRKIKDEFKEEYFMHMKDDFLKILSDEKLYDDFIANLSYKNKKIYEQVLITQSAEEFMLCRSTYDMLNSSSWKITKPLRKSKQVAKKAYHKIKK
- a CDS encoding energy-coupling factor ABC transporter permease, producing MHIPDGLIGMGYPLLVSLLLVILILAIIIYKSKDTLSEKNIPMIALLTVVAVLVQLVELPLPVAACVHISLITFITLYNFRTSIIVYTLVTIIQALFIHEGGVSTIGLNLLNLAILGPVFSLALYKAFAKINKYLAIGISAFGTIVLLGVVVSIEYAIAGVYPIGFGLITIVPIEALVGVLEAVVTLVLMKALKDIKPELVPVLADN
- a CDS encoding glycosyltransferase family 2 protein, whose translation is MVKVSVIMPIYQAEEFLERTCTNFSKQTLNDIELICINDGSVDNTQKILEKLAEKYDFIKIIKQSNQGSGIARNNGIKKATGEYIAFLDADDIYIDDNALEKMYNYAKKHDANIVCANLERISTTMKKEGNFNYDEDNYTKFTEYNILNPEEYGIPWAFYKNIYKRKFLEDNNITFPSLSRGQDPVFLAEALTKTDKIHTTPVTLYGYNHQANGGANNKVDDYQKKYDYIKHYHDTIKILEDNNYYKTAQKYKDQLIIYMSLINNREDQQLLKIIHEIFEDKNPTYFNTPSEEQIYLRICMLNHNDNKSFYNELQTTKKALLEVTLSTTNFINPKILRKYNIELKKLDNQKEDDLKQLKQLNQKIENSSSWKITDPLRKSKKGTIKVLKKCKHSLVKLW
- a CDS encoding adenylosuccinate synthetase, which translates into the protein MTCTILVGGQWGDEGKGKCITYFCTKDKPEIIARAGVGPNAGHSVEHNGEKYGLRLTPSGFFNTDAKLLIGAGVLVNPEVFKHELEYLNKYDLEGRTFMDANCAIITDEHIEADKASSYLSKKIGTTGSGCGPANADRINRKIDYAKDVVELEEYIADVPTIVNEAIDNGENVFIEGSQGFGLSLYYGTYPYVTSKDTCASTAAADVGVGPTKIDEVIVILKAYITRVGEGPFPTEITPEEAEAMGLEEYGVVTGRKRRVGLFDKEFAKRSCMINGATQIALTCIDKLYPECAKVNKYEELSQEARDYIEDIEKDVGVPITIISTGPDLEDTIDLRDEKL
- the glf gene encoding UDP-galactopyranose mutase — translated: MKYDYLIVGSGLFGSVFAHEMTKKGKKCLIIEKRDTIGGNIYTEKQENINVHKYGAHIFHTSDDDIWNYVNQFIKFNRFTNSPIANYKGELYNLPFNMNTFYKLWKTKTPQEAYEMIESEKEEYKTEDPQNLEEQAINLVGPTIYEKLIKGYTEKQWGKPCDQLPSFIIKRLPVRFTYDNNYFNDLYQGIPFNGYTELIEKLTDGIDIKLNTNYFDDKQKWDEIADKVLFTGMIDEYYDYCYGELEYRGLNFESETLDIPNYQGNAVINYTEAQIPYTRIIEHKHFENSESDKTIITREYPKTWTKGEEAYYPVNDDKNSQLYAKYKDLADKEDKIIFGGRLGMYKYMNMDEVIKEALNLAEAQ
- a CDS encoding TatD family hydrolase, producing MMKLIDIGLNLMHKSYDKDRAEVIKEAQVNNVDKIIVTGSSIPSSIKAAKYVQNYPGVLYSTCGVHPHDAKTCDDNTIDTLRQLAQNDQVVAIGECGLDYNRNYSPQNVQRKWFERQVELAEELNMPLFLHDREAYDDFAKILRKHKKMAQQSVVHCFTGTKYEAEDYLDLGCYIGVTGWICDERRNDDLLKAIKVIPPEKLMIETDGPFLLPRDLPKKPKKNRNDPKYLPHILKTIAKHKNMDADELAKVVTQNTIDFFKL